The Oxalobacteraceae bacterium OTU3CINTB1 genome includes a window with the following:
- a CDS encoding DUF885 family protein: protein MSNKSQNFTRRDLLLSALSATAVGALPLLPGLARAQSQASTPASPAPGDARFTQLIDSFAEEILRLSPTTATSLGLDKGERAGLKSQLENLSRSGDAAWAGQVKSMLKRLSAIDRAKLGADAQIRYDTIRYAANEGLEGLRFSFGGAAAGFNGGTSPFPVTQQDGAVTRIPEFLHSQHQIADAADAEAYLERVTGMARMLDQESTRIADQAGRGILPPNFIARTALAQLQDYRKTAIAQQKLVTSLTERTQKLGIAGDWNARVMALVESQVYPALERQIATFTRATAKATDVAGVHRLPDGAAYYEWALHLGTSTNLNPREVHAVGLEQNKMLQSRIDAILKAQGITQGTVGARLLSLSKDPKRFYADNDKGREELIAYCNDRVEAVRALMPKISNMNLKAPLEVRRVPIDIESGAPLGYMNFASLDGSRPAIYYINLKSTTLWPKSEIATLTAHEGLPGHAWQGAYLAEHQSELPLISSLMGFNAFVEGWALYAEQLVDEFGLYVNDPFSQIGYLQAQQFRACRLVVDTGMHAMKWTREQAIRFLVESTGRGEQAMTSEIDRYTVSPGQACGYKVGHNEILRQRERAKAALGPKFDLPGFNDALVQSCGVPLTVLPTVIDRYIAGLKKA, encoded by the coding sequence ATGAGCAACAAGTCCCAGAACTTCACCCGCCGCGACCTGCTGCTGTCCGCCCTTTCCGCCACCGCCGTCGGCGCCCTGCCCTTGCTGCCCGGTTTGGCGCGGGCGCAATCGCAGGCGTCAACACCTGCGTCGCCGGCCCCCGGCGACGCCCGCTTCACCCAACTAATCGATAGTTTCGCCGAGGAAATCCTGCGTCTGTCGCCAACAACCGCCACCTCGCTGGGCCTGGACAAGGGCGAGCGCGCCGGCCTGAAGTCGCAGCTGGAAAACCTCAGCCGTTCCGGCGACGCCGCCTGGGCCGGCCAGGTCAAATCGATGCTCAAGCGCCTGTCCGCCATCGACCGCGCCAAGCTGGGCGCCGACGCCCAGATCCGCTACGACACCATCCGTTACGCCGCCAACGAGGGCCTGGAGGGCTTGCGCTTCTCCTTCGGTGGCGCCGCCGCCGGTTTCAATGGCGGCACCTCGCCCTTCCCGGTCACGCAGCAGGACGGCGCGGTCACGCGCATCCCGGAATTCCTGCACTCGCAGCACCAGATCGCCGACGCCGCCGACGCCGAGGCCTATCTGGAGCGCGTCACCGGCATGGCGCGCATGCTGGACCAGGAAAGCACCCGCATCGCCGACCAGGCCGGGCGCGGCATCCTGCCGCCGAACTTCATCGCCCGCACCGCGCTGGCCCAGTTGCAGGACTACCGCAAGACCGCGATCGCGCAGCAAAAGCTGGTCACCTCGCTGACCGAGCGCACCCAAAAGCTGGGCATCGCCGGCGACTGGAACGCGCGCGTCATGGCGCTGGTGGAAAGCCAGGTCTATCCGGCGCTGGAGCGCCAGATCGCCACCTTCACCCGCGCCACCGCCAAGGCCACCGACGTCGCCGGCGTGCACCGCCTGCCGGACGGCGCGGCGTACTACGAGTGGGCGCTGCACCTGGGCACCTCCACCAACCTCAATCCACGCGAGGTCCACGCGGTCGGCCTGGAACAAAACAAGATGCTGCAGTCCCGCATCGACGCCATCCTCAAGGCGCAGGGCATCACGCAAGGCACCGTGGGCGCGCGCCTGCTGTCGCTGTCGAAGGACCCGAAGCGCTTCTACGCCGACAACGACAAGGGCCGCGAGGAGCTGATCGCCTACTGCAACGACCGCGTCGAAGCCGTGCGCGCGCTGATGCCGAAGATCTCGAACATGAACCTGAAGGCGCCGCTGGAAGTGCGGCGGGTGCCGATCGATATCGAGTCGGGCGCGCCGCTCGGCTACATGAACTTCGCCTCGCTGGACGGCTCGCGCCCGGCGATCTATTACATCAACCTGAAATCGACCACCTTGTGGCCGAAGTCCGAAATCGCCACCCTGACCGCGCACGAAGGCTTGCCGGGCCACGCCTGGCAAGGCGCCTACCTCGCTGAGCACCAGAGCGAGCTGCCGCTGATCTCCTCGCTGATGGGCTTCAACGCCTTCGTCGAGGGCTGGGCGCTGTACGCCGAACAGCTGGTCGACGAATTCGGCCTGTACGTCAACGATCCGTTCAGCCAGATCGGCTACCTGCAGGCGCAGCAGTTCCGCGCCTGCCGCCTGGTGGTCGACACCGGCATGCACGCGATGAAGTGGACGCGCGAACAGGCGATCCGCTTCTTGGTCGAGAGCACCGGCCGTGGCGAACAGGCCATGACCAGCGAAATCGACCGCTACACGGTGTCGCCAGGCCAGGCCTGCGGCTACAAGGTGGGCCACAACGAGATCTTGCGCCAGCGCGAACGCGCCAAGGCCGCACTGGGACCGAAGTTCGACCTGCCCGGCTTCAACGACGCGCTGGTGCAAAGCTGCGGCGTGCCGCTGACGGTGCTGCCGACGGTCATCGACCGCTACATCGCGGGCTTGAAAAAGGCCTGA
- a CDS encoding FAD-dependent oxidoreductase — MVPQVLIVGAGPTGLVLALRLARHGVAVRIIDKNSGPGQASRAMAVHARTLEFYRQLGFADAVVDLGIRIDALHLREDGHDIAQLPLKDVGAGISPYPFVLAFPQDDHERFLVEQLRALGVEVDWNTELESFTQDEWGVRAVLQRGAERIACNAAFLCGCDGAHSRVRESLQVGFAGGTYEHLYYVADVKTEGPPNVDLVGHLGANTFALMLPVRSRGMQRLIGIMPEPAPGQPEASFEDVRPVLEPLLGIKVEQLNWFSTYRVHHRVASQFRVGRCFLAGDAAHIHSPAGGQGMNTGIGDAINLAWKLAQVLQAGAHGALLDTYQAERLTFARKLVSTTDRAFQLVVSQGAGGQLLRNWLVPHVFPMLTGFSAARRTLFKTASQVQIHYPDSLLSGGRAGEIIGGDRLPWVPQPDGGDNFSPLRSLGWQLHVYGQTDPLLAAAAQVLHLSLHAWPWTETAGEAGLLEDAAYLIRPDMHVALALPRQELDALRELIDRFQLRFPQDLTGTTPAGHGTTPFNSAEH, encoded by the coding sequence ATGGTTCCCCAAGTTCTCATCGTCGGCGCCGGACCCACCGGCCTGGTACTCGCCCTGCGGCTGGCGCGGCATGGCGTCGCGGTGCGCATCATCGACAAAAACAGCGGCCCTGGCCAGGCTTCCCGGGCGATGGCGGTGCATGCGCGTACGCTCGAATTCTATCGCCAGCTGGGTTTTGCCGACGCCGTCGTCGATCTCGGCATCCGCATCGACGCCTTACATTTGCGCGAGGACGGCCACGATATCGCCCAGTTGCCACTCAAGGATGTCGGCGCCGGCATCAGCCCCTACCCCTTCGTGCTGGCATTCCCGCAGGACGATCATGAACGATTTTTGGTCGAGCAGTTGCGCGCGCTGGGCGTGGAGGTCGACTGGAACACGGAACTGGAATCGTTCACGCAGGACGAATGGGGCGTGCGCGCGGTGCTGCAGCGGGGCGCCGAGCGCATCGCCTGCAACGCCGCCTTCCTGTGCGGCTGCGACGGCGCCCACAGCCGCGTGCGCGAGTCGCTCCAGGTCGGTTTCGCCGGCGGCACCTACGAGCATCTCTATTATGTGGCGGACGTCAAGACCGAAGGCCCGCCCAATGTCGACCTGGTCGGCCACCTTGGCGCCAACACCTTCGCGCTGATGTTGCCGGTGCGCTCGCGCGGCATGCAGCGGCTGATCGGCATCATGCCCGAGCCGGCTCCCGGCCAACCCGAAGCCAGTTTCGAGGACGTGCGGCCCGTGCTGGAACCGTTGCTCGGCATTAAGGTCGAACAGCTCAACTGGTTTTCCACCTACCGCGTGCACCACCGGGTGGCGTCGCAATTCCGCGTCGGCCGCTGCTTCCTGGCCGGCGACGCCGCGCACATCCACAGCCCGGCCGGCGGCCAGGGCATGAACACCGGCATCGGCGACGCCATCAACCTGGCGTGGAAGCTGGCGCAGGTGTTGCAGGCGGGCGCCCACGGCGCGCTGCTCGACACCTACCAGGCCGAACGGCTCACCTTCGCCCGCAAGCTGGTCTCCACCACCGACCGCGCCTTCCAGCTGGTGGTGTCGCAGGGCGCGGGCGGGCAATTGTTGCGCAACTGGCTGGTACCGCATGTGTTCCCGATGCTGACCGGCTTCAGCGCCGCGCGCCGCACCCTGTTCAAGACGGCGTCGCAAGTGCAGATCCACTATCCCGACAGCTTGCTCAGCGGCGGACGCGCGGGCGAGATCATCGGCGGCGACCGCCTGCCGTGGGTGCCGCAGCCCGACGGCGGCGACAATTTCTCCCCGCTGCGCAGCCTGGGCTGGCAATTGCACGTCTACGGACAAACCGATCCGCTGCTCGCCGCCGCCGCCCAGGTGCTGCACCTGTCGCTGCACGCCTGGCCCTGGACCGAGACCGCCGGCGAGGCCGGCCTGCTGGAGGACGCCGCCTACCTGATCCGCCCGGACATGCACGTGGCGCTGGCCCTGCCGCGCCAGGAACTGGACGCGCTGCGCGAGCTGATCGACCGCTTCCAGCTGCGCTTTCCGCAAGATCTGACGGGCACGACACCGGCGGGGCACGGCACCACGCCATTTAATTCTGCCGAGCATTAA
- the bla gene encoding class A beta-lactamase: MTHSATRRTLLLALAATPLSRAYAAPTAIMPPDMRLVRLEAASGGRLGVAALNTANGRQLLHRGDERFPFCSTFKMMLSAAVLAKEPSVLQQTIRYEKAELVAHSPITEQHLDGGMSIEALCAATIQYSDNTAANLLIRHLGGPEEVTAYARSIGDRQFRLDRWETALNSAIPGDPRDTTTPSAMMASLHKLTLGEALPPVKRKIMIDWLIGNTTGATRIRAGVPSSWTVGDKTGAGDYGTINDIAILWPPGNKPPIVLAVYLTQPGKDDKTRPEILGQAAKIVIDAFKVG, from the coding sequence ATGACCCATTCCGCCACCCGTCGTACCTTGTTGCTGGCACTCGCAGCGACCCCACTTAGCCGCGCCTACGCCGCACCAACGGCGATCATGCCACCCGATATGCGGCTGGTCCGGTTGGAGGCCGCATCCGGCGGGCGCCTGGGCGTGGCCGCGCTTAACACCGCGAACGGGCGCCAGCTGCTGCACCGTGGCGATGAGCGCTTTCCGTTCTGCAGCACGTTCAAGATGATGCTCTCGGCGGCGGTACTGGCGAAGGAGCCGTCGGTGCTGCAACAGACCATCCGCTACGAGAAGGCCGAGCTGGTGGCGCATTCGCCCATCACCGAGCAGCATCTGGACGGCGGCATGAGCATCGAGGCGCTGTGCGCCGCCACCATCCAGTACAGCGACAATACGGCGGCCAACCTGCTGATCCGCCACTTGGGCGGGCCCGAGGAGGTGACCGCCTACGCCCGATCGATCGGCGACCGCCAGTTCCGCCTGGACCGCTGGGAAACCGCGCTCAACAGCGCGATTCCCGGCGATCCCCGCGACACCACCACGCCGTCGGCGATGATGGCCTCGCTGCACAAGCTGACCCTGGGCGAGGCGCTGCCGCCGGTCAAGCGCAAGATCATGATCGATTGGCTGATCGGCAATACCACCGGGGCCACCCGCATCCGCGCCGGCGTGCCGTCTAGCTGGACGGTGGGCGACAAGACCGGCGCCGGCGATTACGGCACCATCAACGACATCGCCATTCTGTGGCCGCCGGGCAATAAACCGCCGATCGTGCTGGCCGTTTACCTGACCCAACCGGGCAAGGACGACAAAACGCGCCCCGAAATCCTGGGGCAGGCGGCGAAGATTGTCATCGATGCGTTCAAGGTCGGCTAA
- a CDS encoding polysaccharide deacetylase family protein, with translation MVKLIAMGALATLAAPVLAADCGTGKLGTSRTIKLPRDGALYGAHQHTALPLEKGEVVLTFDDGPEPSGTPAVLAALADQCVKATFFMIGDKLVTSPALARRVVAEGHSAGLHSNTHAHLSELGAQQQLDDLRKNQAAYQAAFGVSAPAYRFPYLEETPTMLAALKAGNITVMSIDLGINDWLLEDTTEILTTRLTESLAKTGRGIILMHDANGPTVKALPSLLKLLKDSGYKVVHLEWDK, from the coding sequence GTGGTAAAGCTCATTGCAATGGGCGCGCTGGCCACGCTGGCCGCCCCCGTCCTCGCCGCCGACTGCGGCACAGGCAAGCTCGGCACCAGCCGCACCATCAAATTGCCACGCGACGGCGCGCTGTACGGCGCGCACCAGCATACCGCCCTGCCGCTGGAAAAAGGCGAGGTCGTGCTGACCTTCGACGACGGACCGGAACCGTCGGGCACGCCCGCCGTGCTCGCGGCGCTGGCCGACCAATGCGTGAAAGCGACGTTCTTCATGATCGGCGACAAGTTGGTGACTTCGCCGGCGTTGGCGCGGCGCGTCGTCGCCGAAGGCCACTCGGCCGGCCTGCACAGCAACACGCACGCGCATTTGTCCGAGCTCGGCGCGCAACAGCAGCTCGACGACCTGCGCAAGAACCAGGCCGCCTACCAGGCCGCGTTCGGCGTGTCCGCGCCGGCCTACCGTTTCCCGTATCTGGAAGAAACGCCAACGATGCTGGCGGCACTCAAGGCCGGCAACATCACCGTGATGTCGATCGATCTGGGCATCAACGACTGGCTGCTGGAAGACACGACCGAAATCCTGACCACACGCCTGACCGAGAGTTTGGCCAAAACCGGCCGCGGCATCATCCTGATGCACGACGCCAACGGTCCGACGGTCAAGGCCCTGCCTTCGCTGCTCAAGCTGCTCAAGGACAGCGGCTACAAGGTGGTCCACCTCGAGTGGGACAAGTAA
- a CDS encoding PEP-CTERM sorting domain-containing protein has product MSLKSLLAAPMLVAGLLAGPANAAVILDSFGPFISPLALDNGVDANGNTYGQSHAIRFDLSAATTITSIQTAISNASGKGKLIVGIMASASDEFAADLPSGKVLFSRELAGVQNDASLAGLNWTLGAGTYWLTGSAVDANATWTSGFFGKHAISVGSGVWTGGYEDIFAPAALIEGSAADIAVVPEPETYAMVLAGLALVSGMARRRKHAA; this is encoded by the coding sequence ATGTCACTCAAAAGTCTACTCGCGGCCCCCATGCTCGTCGCCGGCCTGCTGGCCGGCCCTGCCAACGCCGCAGTCATCCTGGACAGTTTCGGCCCCTTCATTTCACCGCTCGCGCTCGACAATGGCGTCGATGCGAACGGCAATACCTACGGACAAAGCCATGCGATCCGCTTCGACCTGTCCGCCGCGACGACGATCACCTCGATCCAGACTGCGATCAGCAACGCCAGCGGCAAGGGTAAGCTGATCGTTGGCATCATGGCGTCCGCCAGCGACGAATTCGCGGCCGATCTGCCATCGGGCAAAGTACTGTTTTCTCGTGAACTGGCCGGCGTGCAAAACGACGCCTCGCTCGCCGGGCTGAATTGGACGCTCGGCGCCGGCACGTACTGGCTAACCGGCTCGGCGGTTGACGCCAACGCCACCTGGACCAGCGGCTTCTTTGGCAAGCACGCGATCTCCGTCGGCTCCGGCGTGTGGACCGGCGGCTACGAAGATATCTTCGCCCCGGCCGCGCTGATCGAAGGGTCCGCAGCCGACATCGCCGTCGTGCCCGAGCCGGAAACCTACGCAATGGTACTGGCCGGTCTTGCACTGGTATCTGGTATGGCCCGCCGCCGCAAGCACGCCGCCTGA
- a CDS encoding amino acid adenylation domain-containing protein, protein MNQPATPSLTLPQTHADILYGHQQGELLREEILADLLEATARRTPDQIALIAGDRQLTYRELDAQADLVAGRLIEAGVRPGQIVGLWLPRGIALLVLQAGIAKAGAAWLPVDEDTPVDRLQVCLDDADGAGVLTCAAFAPRLAGIGRPVWTAEALLDAANPPAARRGEVSPDLPAYVIYTSGSTGKPKGILITQRSICHFLRSENAVLGVTAADKVYQGFSVAFDMSFEEIWIAYLAGATLWIGPKEISGDPETLPRMLDQHQVTVLHAVPTLLALFNQDVPSLRLINLGGEMCPESLVERWSRDGRKMFNTYGPTEATVSASLARLRSGHPVTIGTPLPNYGLLVIEANPDAAPGAPLRLLPRGEIGELCITGPGLAAGYLGRPDLTAEKFLPNPWSTGRHDERLYRTGDLARIAADGEVVCLGRADDQVKIRGFRVELGEIEALLAHADGVGTVAVLLRKDDGIDQLVAYLVAEAGAGSTATLDPRALRAGLADKLPPYMVPGRYEILDAMPRLTSGKIDRKTLKAAPLSTAPAGGGEDSDLPETPAEEALFAALAKLFPGQPILRHADFFSDLGGHSFFAARLASALRADPRYAHVTVRDIYQQREVGKIAQVLGQAHSASKEEAEWTPPSAVKRWTCGLAQAAVMPALVALRMAQWLAPFFTYHFFTGDPGDSVKRAIAASVGVFLLATVMEFAIAIGGKWLIAGRIKAGDYPLWGLTYYRWWLADRLVEAAPAYLLSGSSLNAWWLRALGAKIGRDVTIGSMSVRAPDLLTIADNASIGNAVNFENARVERGVLRLGQITLERDACVSSFAILEGNTHVEAQGHLDGQSALGDGARVPAGRMFAGSPARDAGAFDPARLPPRPELTRARSLGEGLFFVAGILLIVTLFFMPVFPSFVLIDWFDEAGVMPAIQGDGMGIRLLRYFLLAFPASAVLILLTALLSAGIRWTVLPKLKPGRFAVHSNTYCAKWLVSQIQESSLQVLHGIYATVFAPYWYRLLGAKVGKDAEISTALGVVPDMLTLGDETFIADAVMLGDEEIDGGWMTMQPTVISNRSFVGNGAYIPDGTVLPEGVLIGVHSRAPDNARVRSGDTWLGSPPINLPAREQTSGYPESLTFHPSPMRRLGRGLIEAFRIVAPHALVIAVGYTLVMEVMPAAGAGRWAEVIWDLTLAGLVYGVGNYVFVALLKWILIGRYRKRSAPMWTPFVWLSEGVTNLYEGIAVPNFMRYLRGTPWLPLAFNLMGAKIGKGVYLDTTDITEFDCVRIGDYSELNALTCPQTHLFEDRVMKIDTVTIGARVYLGPRSAVLYSAVVGDNARLGALTLVMKGEHIPANGNWSGCPAAPAPAPKIQP, encoded by the coding sequence ATGAACCAGCCAGCAACACCCAGCCTTACGCTTCCACAAACGCACGCAGACATTCTTTACGGTCACCAGCAAGGCGAACTGCTGCGCGAGGAGATCCTGGCCGACCTGCTGGAGGCGACCGCGCGCCGCACGCCCGACCAGATCGCGCTGATCGCCGGCGACCGACAACTCACCTACCGCGAGCTCGATGCGCAGGCCGATCTGGTGGCCGGACGCCTGATCGAGGCCGGCGTGCGGCCGGGCCAGATCGTCGGACTGTGGCTGCCGCGCGGGATCGCGTTGCTAGTGCTGCAGGCCGGCATCGCCAAGGCCGGCGCGGCGTGGTTGCCCGTGGATGAGGACACCCCGGTCGACCGCCTGCAAGTGTGCCTGGACGACGCCGACGGCGCCGGCGTGCTGACCTGCGCCGCCTTTGCGCCGCGCCTGGCCGGCATCGGCCGCCCGGTGTGGACGGCGGAGGCGCTGCTGGACGCCGCCAACCCGCCGGCGGCGCGGCGCGGCGAGGTCTCGCCCGACCTGCCGGCGTACGTGATCTACACCTCCGGCTCCACCGGCAAGCCCAAAGGCATTTTAATCACCCAGCGCAGTATCTGCCACTTCCTGCGCAGCGAAAACGCGGTGCTGGGCGTGACGGCCGCCGACAAGGTGTATCAAGGCTTTTCGGTGGCCTTCGACATGTCGTTCGAGGAGATCTGGATCGCCTATCTGGCCGGCGCCACCTTGTGGATCGGCCCCAAGGAGATCAGCGGCGACCCGGAAACGCTGCCGCGCATGCTGGACCAGCACCAGGTAACGGTGCTGCACGCCGTCCCCACCCTGCTCGCGCTGTTCAACCAGGACGTGCCGAGCCTGCGGTTGATCAACCTCGGTGGCGAGATGTGTCCGGAATCGCTGGTCGAACGCTGGTCGCGCGATGGCCGCAAGATGTTCAACACCTACGGCCCGACCGAGGCGACGGTGTCGGCCAGCCTGGCGCGCCTGCGTTCGGGTCATCCGGTCACCATCGGCACGCCGCTGCCCAACTACGGCCTGCTGGTGATCGAGGCCAATCCCGATGCCGCGCCGGGCGCGCCCCTGCGCCTGCTGCCGCGCGGCGAAATCGGCGAGTTGTGCATCACCGGCCCCGGACTGGCGGCCGGCTACCTTGGGCGCCCCGACCTGACGGCGGAAAAATTCCTGCCCAATCCCTGGTCCACCGGCCGCCATGACGAGCGCCTGTACCGCACTGGCGACCTGGCGCGCATCGCCGCCGACGGCGAAGTGGTATGCCTGGGCCGCGCCGACGATCAGGTCAAGATACGCGGCTTCCGGGTGGAGCTGGGCGAGATCGAGGCGCTGCTGGCGCATGCCGACGGCGTCGGCACCGTGGCGGTCCTGCTGCGCAAGGACGACGGCATCGACCAGCTGGTCGCCTACCTGGTCGCCGAAGCCGGCGCCGGATCGACTGCGACCCTGGACCCGCGCGCCCTGCGCGCCGGCCTGGCTGACAAGCTGCCGCCCTACATGGTCCCGGGACGCTACGAAATCCTGGACGCCATGCCGCGCCTGACCTCCGGCAAAATCGACCGCAAAACACTGAAGGCCGCCCCGCTCAGCACCGCGCCGGCTGGCGGCGGCGAGGATTCCGACCTGCCCGAAACGCCGGCCGAGGAGGCGCTGTTCGCCGCGCTGGCCAAACTGTTCCCCGGCCAGCCGATACTGCGCCACGCCGATTTCTTCTCCGACCTTGGCGGCCACTCGTTCTTCGCCGCGCGCCTGGCCTCGGCCCTGCGCGCCGATCCGCGCTACGCCCACGTGACCGTGCGCGACATCTACCAGCAGCGCGAAGTCGGCAAGATCGCCCAGGTGCTCGGCCAGGCACACAGCGCCAGCAAAGAAGAAGCCGAGTGGACGCCACCTTCCGCCGTCAAACGCTGGACCTGCGGTCTGGCCCAGGCGGCGGTGATGCCGGCGCTGGTGGCGCTGCGCATGGCGCAGTGGCTGGCGCCATTCTTCACCTATCACTTCTTCACCGGCGATCCGGGCGATTCGGTCAAGCGCGCCATCGCCGCCTCGGTCGGCGTGTTCCTGCTGGCGACGGTGATGGAGTTCGCCATCGCCATCGGCGGCAAATGGCTGATCGCGGGCCGCATCAAGGCCGGCGACTATCCACTGTGGGGCCTGACCTACTACCGTTGGTGGCTGGCCGACCGCCTGGTCGAAGCCGCGCCGGCGTATCTGTTGAGTGGTTCGTCGCTCAACGCCTGGTGGCTGCGCGCACTGGGCGCGAAGATCGGCCGTGACGTCACGATCGGCTCGATGAGCGTGCGCGCGCCCGATCTGCTGACCATCGCCGACAACGCCAGCATCGGCAACGCCGTCAATTTCGAAAACGCCCGCGTTGAACGCGGCGTGCTGCGCCTGGGGCAAATCACGCTGGAGCGCGACGCCTGCGTCAGCTCCTTCGCCATCCTCGAAGGGAACACCCATGTGGAAGCGCAGGGCCACCTGGACGGCCAGTCGGCGCTGGGCGATGGCGCCCGCGTGCCGGCGGGCCGCATGTTTGCAGGCTCGCCGGCGCGCGACGCCGGCGCCTTCGATCCCGCGCGCCTGCCGCCGCGCCCAGAGCTGACACGCGCGCGCAGCCTGGGCGAAGGCTTGTTCTTCGTCGCCGGCATCCTGCTGATCGTCACGCTGTTCTTCATGCCGGTATTCCCGAGCTTTGTGCTGATCGATTGGTTCGATGAAGCCGGCGTGATGCCGGCGATCCAGGGCGACGGCATGGGCATCCGCCTGCTGCGCTACTTCCTGCTGGCGTTCCCGGCCAGCGCGGTGCTGATCCTGCTCACGGCGCTGCTGTCGGCGGGGATCCGCTGGACCGTGCTGCCGAAACTGAAGCCGGGCCGCTTCGCGGTGCACAGCAACACCTACTGCGCCAAATGGCTGGTCAGCCAGATCCAGGAATCGAGCCTGCAGGTCCTGCACGGCATTTACGCCACGGTATTCGCGCCGTACTGGTATCGCCTGCTGGGCGCCAAGGTCGGCAAGGACGCCGAGATCTCCACCGCGCTGGGCGTGGTGCCGGACATGCTGACCCTGGGCGACGAGACCTTCATCGCCGATGCGGTCATGCTGGGCGACGAGGAAATCGACGGCGGCTGGATGACGATGCAGCCGACGGTGATCTCCAACCGCAGCTTCGTCGGCAATGGCGCCTACATCCCCGACGGCACCGTGCTGCCCGAGGGGGTGCTGATCGGCGTGCATTCGCGCGCCCCGGACAACGCGCGCGTGCGCAGCGGCGACACCTGGCTCGGCTCCCCGCCGATCAACTTGCCCGCGCGCGAGCAGACCAGCGGCTATCCGGAATCGCTGACATTCCACCCTTCGCCCATGCGCCGGCTCGGGCGTGGCCTGATCGAAGCGTTCCGCATCGTCGCGCCGCACGCGCTGGTGATCGCGGTCGGCTACACCCTGGTGATGGAGGTAATGCCGGCGGCAGGCGCGGGCCGCTGGGCGGAGGTGATCTGGGACCTGACCCTGGCGGGGCTGGTCTACGGCGTCGGCAACTACGTGTTCGTGGCGCTGCTCAAGTGGATACTGATCGGCCGCTACCGCAAGCGCTCGGCGCCGATGTGGACGCCGTTCGTCTGGCTGTCCGAGGGCGTCACCAATCTCTATGAGGGTATCGCCGTGCCCAACTTCATGCGCTACCTGCGCGGCACGCCGTGGCTGCCGCTGGCCTTTAACCTGATGGGCGCAAAAATCGGCAAAGGCGTTTATCTGGATACCACCGACATCACGGAGTTCGATTGCGTGCGCATCGGCGATTACAGCGAACTCAATGCCCTTACCTGTCCGCAGACCCATTTGTTCGAGGACCGGGTGATGAAAATCGACACGGTGACCATCGGCGCGCGCGTCTATTTGGGACCGCGCAGCGCTGTGCTGTACAGCGCCGTTGTAGGGGATAACGCCCGTCTCGGCGCGTTGACCCTGGTCATGAAAGGCGAGCATATCCCCGCCAACGGCAACTGGTCCGGCTGCCCGGCGGCACCGGCGCCGGCGCCCAAAATCCAGCCATGA